A DNA window from Thermoleophilaceae bacterium contains the following coding sequences:
- a CDS encoding serine/threonine-protein kinase, which produces MATGLVGAMVAGYRIEDVAGRGGMGVVYRAWDSALERMVALKVIAPEHARDPKFRRRFVRESLATAGVDHPNVIPVYDSGEDDQGQLYIVMRFVDGQDLGSLLHQQGALDPSLAAEIVAQAASALDAAHARGLVHRDVKPANVLIARGSRPHVYLTDFGIAKWEDTTSGLTSTGGWLGTPDYIAPEQVEGEKPDPRTDVYALGCVLFAALTGRPPFADVPKLR; this is translated from the coding sequence GTGGCAACTGGGCTCGTCGGCGCGATGGTCGCCGGCTATCGGATCGAGGATGTGGCCGGCCGCGGTGGAATGGGCGTGGTCTACCGCGCCTGGGACAGCGCTCTCGAGCGGATGGTCGCGCTCAAGGTGATCGCGCCGGAGCACGCGCGCGACCCGAAGTTCCGCAGGCGCTTCGTGCGCGAGTCGCTCGCCACGGCGGGCGTGGACCACCCGAACGTCATACCGGTGTATGACTCGGGCGAGGACGACCAGGGGCAGCTCTACATCGTCATGCGCTTCGTGGACGGGCAAGACCTGGGCTCGCTGCTCCACCAGCAGGGCGCGCTCGACCCGTCGCTGGCGGCGGAGATCGTGGCGCAGGCGGCGTCGGCGCTCGATGCCGCGCACGCGCGCGGGCTCGTGCACCGCGATGTGAAGCCCGCCAACGTGCTGATCGCGCGCGGCTCGCGGCCACACGTGTATCTCACGGACTTCGGCATCGCCAAGTGGGAGGACACCACGAGCGGCCTCACCAGCACCGGCGGCTGGCTCGGCACGCCCGACTACATCGCGCCCGAGCAGGTGGAGGGGGAGAAGCCGGACCCGCGCACGGACGTGTACGCACTCGGCTGCGTCTTGTTCGCGGCTTTGACCGGCCGCCCGCCGTTTGCCGACGTGCCGAAGCTGCG